In a single window of the Nodularia spumigena CCY9414 genome:
- a CDS encoding LptA/OstA family protein, with the protein MMSCYQLPVSQIRRLGLALMLPAALLGSFTFPTHVQTATAQTSEQNSPLTISADVQEYNANTQVATARGNVQMLYPARQIKATAAQAQFFSKERRIDLSGNVYILQQGINSIRAEKVTYLIDEGRFVALPQSNRQVESTYMVNDTEVDGQSN; encoded by the coding sequence ATCATGTCCTGCTATCAATTGCCAGTATCACAAATCCGTCGCCTGGGATTAGCTTTGATGCTACCAGCTGCACTCTTGGGTAGTTTTACATTTCCGACTCATGTGCAAACTGCGACTGCACAAACATCTGAGCAAAATAGTCCCCTCACCATCAGCGCTGATGTGCAAGAATATAACGCCAACACTCAAGTAGCAACGGCTCGCGGTAATGTGCAGATGTTGTATCCGGCGCGCCAAATTAAAGCCACAGCTGCTCAAGCCCAATTTTTTAGCAAGGAACGCCGCATTGATTTGAGTGGAAATGTCTATATTTTGCAACAGGGAATCAATAGTATCCGTGCGGAGAAAGTGACTTATCTCATTGATGAAGGACGTTTTGTGGCTTTACCTCAATCCAACCGTCAAGTAGAGTCAACCTACATGGTCAATGATACGGAAGTTGATGGACAATCTAATTAG